One window of Cystobacter fuscus DSM 2262 genomic DNA carries:
- a CDS encoding alpha/beta fold hydrolase, producing the protein MDVARWVPWVVAGVLVLGALNVLWILLVRWWYRPRVPPPELLKIRCQDGWELSVYLRRAPTRRFEEPVLLCHGLAANRYTFDFEPPYSLSHVLAEEGFDCFIVEWRGIGGSRRPPSGKRWPDASVDDLVTQDGPALIDLALAQTGAQRAFWVGHSLGGLVGYAVAQGSHAGKLAGLLALGSPVFFPPDKLIRRLIHLGNRAAWPRGLRNEWLSRTMAPFLGYVPIPLSDLIINPKHIPPTIQRKVYANMMASMSRNVLRQFQDWIDHDAFRSFDGSVDWRAGLAKLTLPVLVMGGSQDRLAPPKNLRAQYELLGSSDKQLHIFGAERGDKMDYGHGDLLFGTGVAHEVHYEARAWLISHATRLSVQEEAPDGSARSA; encoded by the coding sequence ATGGACGTGGCGCGGTGGGTCCCATGGGTGGTGGCAGGCGTACTCGTCCTGGGGGCGCTCAACGTCCTCTGGATACTGCTCGTGCGCTGGTGGTACCGCCCGCGTGTCCCCCCGCCCGAGTTGCTCAAAATCCGGTGCCAGGACGGCTGGGAGCTGAGCGTGTACCTGCGGCGCGCGCCCACCCGGCGCTTCGAGGAGCCCGTCCTGCTGTGCCATGGGCTGGCCGCCAACCGCTATACCTTCGACTTCGAGCCCCCCTACTCCCTCTCGCACGTCCTCGCGGAGGAGGGCTTCGACTGCTTCATCGTGGAGTGGCGGGGCATCGGGGGCTCTCGGCGCCCGCCCTCGGGAAAGCGCTGGCCGGACGCCTCCGTGGATGACCTCGTCACCCAGGACGGACCGGCGCTCATCGACCTGGCGCTCGCCCAGACGGGCGCCCAGCGGGCCTTCTGGGTAGGCCACTCGCTCGGGGGCCTGGTGGGCTACGCGGTGGCGCAGGGCTCCCACGCCGGCAAGCTCGCGGGCCTGCTCGCGCTCGGCTCCCCGGTGTTCTTCCCGCCCGACAAGCTCATCCGCCGGCTCATCCACCTGGGCAACCGGGCCGCGTGGCCGCGTGGCCTGCGCAACGAGTGGTTGAGCCGCACGATGGCGCCCTTCCTCGGCTACGTCCCCATCCCCCTGTCGGACCTCATCATCAACCCCAAGCACATCCCCCCGACCATCCAGCGCAAGGTGTACGCCAACATGATGGCGTCGATGAGCCGCAACGTGCTGCGCCAGTTCCAGGATTGGATCGACCATGACGCGTTCCGCTCGTTCGACGGGAGCGTGGACTGGCGCGCGGGGCTGGCGAAGCTGACGCTGCCGGTGCTGGTGATGGGCGGGAGCCAGGATCGGCTGGCCCCTCCGAAGAACCTGCGCGCCCAGTACGAACTGCTCGGCTCCTCCGACAAGCAGCTCCACATCTTCGGCGCCGAGCGCGGCGACAAGATGGACTACGGGCACGGCGACCTGCTCTTCGGCACGGGCGTGGCCCACGAGGTCCATTACGAGGCGCGCGCCTGGCTCATCTCCCACGCCACGCGCCTGAGCGTGCAGGAGGAGGCCCCGGACGGCTCCGCCCGCTCAGCGTGA
- the pssA gene encoding CDP-diacylglycerol--serine O-phosphatidyltransferase has translation MSPRKLMFVLPNLFTVTSILCGFYALTLCAGEAAPAQLNQAALAILFAMFFDGCDGRVARLTRTQSDFGMQLDSLADVVSFGAAPGLLVYKWALEPLGFVGLLIAFSFTACGALRLARFNVLAMRSPQGGGGNFFVGLPIPLAASVLVSMIIAHYAATGGEPLDGSARGPVVVATLSLSLLMVSTVRYRTFKDLRLSPRSAAVLALVLASGVVIGTRFHPAYVLVAYSFAYLGFGLLESAFLVRHRLVARKAGRGAAPAMVLLDEAEDEDDDEDDGQRMA, from the coding sequence ATGAGTCCTCGCAAGTTGATGTTCGTGCTGCCGAATCTGTTCACGGTCACCTCCATCCTTTGTGGCTTCTACGCCCTGACCCTGTGCGCGGGCGAGGCGGCTCCGGCGCAGCTGAACCAGGCGGCCCTGGCCATCCTCTTCGCCATGTTCTTCGATGGGTGCGATGGCCGGGTGGCCCGCCTCACGCGCACCCAGAGCGACTTCGGCATGCAGCTCGACAGCCTCGCGGATGTCGTCTCCTTCGGTGCCGCTCCGGGCCTGCTCGTCTACAAGTGGGCCCTGGAGCCCCTGGGCTTCGTGGGCCTGCTCATCGCCTTCAGCTTCACCGCCTGCGGCGCCCTGCGGCTCGCGCGCTTCAACGTCCTCGCCATGCGCAGCCCCCAGGGCGGCGGCGGCAACTTCTTCGTCGGCCTGCCCATCCCGCTCGCCGCCAGCGTGCTCGTCTCGATGATCATCGCCCACTACGCCGCCACGGGGGGCGAGCCCCTCGATGGCTCGGCCCGGGGGCCGGTGGTGGTGGCCACGCTCTCGCTGTCGCTGCTGATGGTGTCCACTGTCCGCTACCGGACCTTCAAGGACCTGCGCCTGTCGCCCCGCTCCGCGGCGGTGCTCGCCCTGGTGCTCGCCAGCGGCGTCGTCATCGGCACGCGCTTCCACCCGGCCTATGTGCTGGTGGCCTACTCCTTCGCCTACCTCGGCTTTGGCCTGCTCGAGTCGGCCTTCCTCGTTCGCCACCGGCTCGTCGCCCGCAAGGCGGGACGCGGCGCGGCCCCGGCCATGGTGCTGCTGGACGAGGCGGAGGACGAGGATGACGACGAGGACGACGGGCAGCGGATGGCGTAG
- a CDS encoding CinA family nicotinamide mononucleotide deamidase-related protein has product MRVELLCTGDELVTGLTTDTNSPYLEARLFELGVKVGRVVLVGDVREDITRGLQEAASRADVVIVSGGLGPTADDFTAECAAAAAGVPLVEDAGTLHFLRERAEKRGRELTSNVARMALVPQGAEVVPNPVGAAPLFIVRLGGCRLFFLPGVPREYRALVDGVVVPRVREELERRPGRTWRAFRLLRTVGLPESVLDARVAPLARAHPRVVFGFRTHAPENQLKLMAEAPSQAEAEAALAAAEAASRAELGRSVYGADADTYPGVVARLLTQARATLAIAESCTGGLIASQLTAVPGASGFLMGSAVVYTERMKTAWAGVPPDMLERHGAVSRPVAVALAEGIRASCQTTYGLSVTGVAGPTGGTPEDPVGTVYCALAVDGGPTRCERFSLSGDRELIRLFAAFHTLELLREHLLTAPSSP; this is encoded by the coding sequence ATGCGCGTCGAGCTGCTGTGCACCGGGGACGAGCTCGTCACCGGACTGACGACCGACACCAACAGTCCCTACCTGGAGGCGCGGCTCTTCGAGCTGGGCGTCAAGGTGGGCCGGGTGGTGCTGGTGGGCGATGTCCGCGAGGACATCACCCGGGGACTCCAGGAGGCCGCGTCCCGGGCGGACGTGGTCATCGTCTCCGGAGGGCTGGGACCCACGGCGGATGACTTCACCGCCGAGTGCGCCGCGGCGGCCGCGGGCGTGCCCCTCGTCGAGGACGCGGGCACCCTGCACTTCTTGCGCGAGCGCGCCGAGAAGCGGGGCCGGGAGCTGACGTCCAACGTGGCGCGCATGGCGCTCGTGCCCCAGGGCGCGGAGGTGGTGCCCAACCCCGTGGGTGCCGCGCCGCTGTTCATCGTCCGGCTGGGTGGCTGCCGCCTCTTCTTCCTGCCCGGGGTGCCGCGCGAGTACCGGGCCCTGGTGGACGGGGTGGTGGTGCCGCGCGTGCGCGAGGAGCTGGAGCGGCGGCCCGGGCGCACCTGGCGCGCCTTCCGCCTGTTGCGCACGGTGGGCCTGCCCGAGTCGGTGCTCGACGCGCGCGTGGCGCCGCTGGCCCGGGCGCACCCGCGCGTGGTGTTCGGCTTTCGCACCCATGCGCCGGAGAACCAGCTCAAGCTGATGGCGGAAGCGCCCTCCCAGGCCGAGGCGGAGGCCGCCCTGGCCGCGGCCGAGGCGGCGTCGCGCGCGGAGCTGGGCCGCTCGGTGTATGGGGCGGACGCGGACACCTACCCCGGCGTGGTGGCGAGGCTCCTGACACAGGCGCGTGCCACGCTGGCGATCGCCGAGAGCTGCACCGGGGGCCTCATCGCCTCGCAGCTCACCGCGGTGCCCGGCGCGAGCGGCTTCCTCATGGGCAGCGCGGTCGTCTACACCGAGCGGATGAAGACGGCCTGGGCGGGAGTGCCCCCCGACATGCTGGAGCGTCACGGGGCCGTGTCGCGTCCGGTGGCGGTGGCCCTGGCCGAGGGCATTCGCGCCTCGTGCCAGACGACCTACGGCCTGTCGGTGACGGGGGTGGCGGGGCCCACGGGGGGCACGCCCGAGGATCCGGTGGGCACCGTCTACTGCGCGCTCGCGGTGGACGGCGGGCCCACGCGCTGCGAGCGCTTCTCGCTCTCCGGGGATCGCGAACTCATCCGCCTCTTCGCCGCCTTCCACACGCTCGAGCTGCTGCGCGAGCACCTGCTGACTGCGCCTTCCTCGCCATGA
- a CDS encoding DUF1285 domain-containing protein — protein MSDTPPTPPPASGPPSGKRWHTREDSGIRLDARLRWWHDDEPIQHPRIVELFNSSLHLDDTGRYQLRIGNDWCYVQVEGAAYEVRTVDVTPDERVSVRLSDRTAEALEPSGLGVGAEGVLECQVKGGRARARFSRDAQYQLGELMEQDAQGRLFLRAGQRLLALPASLVLPDV, from the coding sequence GTGAGCGACACGCCTCCGACCCCACCTCCCGCCTCCGGGCCCCCCTCGGGCAAGCGCTGGCACACCCGCGAGGACAGCGGCATCCGCCTGGATGCCCGGCTGCGCTGGTGGCACGACGACGAGCCCATCCAGCATCCGCGCATCGTTGAGCTCTTCAACAGCTCCCTGCACCTGGACGACACGGGCCGCTACCAGCTCCGGATTGGCAACGACTGGTGCTACGTCCAGGTGGAGGGCGCGGCCTATGAGGTGCGCACCGTGGACGTCACCCCGGACGAGCGTGTCTCCGTGCGCCTGAGTGATCGCACCGCCGAGGCCCTGGAGCCCTCGGGCCTCGGGGTGGGCGCCGAGGGCGTGTTGGAGTGCCAGGTGAAGGGCGGCCGGGCCCGGGCGCGCTTCTCCCGGGATGCCCAGTACCAGTTGGGCGAGCTGATGGAGCAGGACGCCCAGGGCCGGCTCTTCCTGCGCGCCGGCCAGCGCCTGCTCGCGTTGCCCGCGTCGCTCGTGCTGCCCGACGTCTAG